The window AGCACGGTgctgagcacacacaggcatcatgGCCCTCAGTGCTGAGCACAGTgctgagcacacacaggcatcaggGCCCTCAGTGCTGAGCACACACAGGCGTCAGGGCCCTCAGTGCTGAGCACAGTGCTGAGCACAGGCAGGCGTCATGGCCCTCAGTGCTGAGCAcagtgctgaacacacacaggcgtcAGGGCCCTCAGTgctgagcacacacaggcatcatgGCCCTCAGTgctgagcacacacaggcatcatgGCCCTCAGTGCTGAGCACACAGGCATCAGGGCCTTCAGTGCTGAGCACAGTgctgagcacacacaggcatcatgACCCTCAGTgctgagcacacacaggcatcaggGCCTTCAGCGCTGAGCACAGGCAGGCATCAGGGCCctcagcactgagcacaggcaggcATCAGGGCCCTCAGTGCTGAGCACAGTgctgagcacacacaggcatcatgGCCCTCAGTGCTGAGCAcagtgctgaacacacacaggcatcatgGCCCTCAGTgctgagcacacacaggcatcatgGCCCTCAGTGCTGAGCAcagtgctgaacacacacaggcatcatgGCCCTCAGTgctgagcacacacaggcatcatgGCCCTCAGTgctgagcacacacaggcatcatgGCCCTCAGTgctgagcacacacaggcatcatagctctcagtgctgagcacggtgctgaacacacacaggcatcatgGCCCTCAGTgctgagcacacacaggcatcatgGCCCTCAGTgctgagcacacacaggcatcatgGCCCTCAGTgctgagcacacacaggcatcatgGCCCTCAGTgctgagcacacacaggcatcatagctctcagtgctgagcacagtgctgagcacacacaggtatCAGGGCTCTCAGCGCTGAGCACACGGCGGTGCTGGGCTGCCCCCTGCTCGGCTGCTCTTATTGAAATGGAGGGTGCACACTGAGGGGGGACCCCTAAAAGCCGCTCACAGCAGCTGCGTGCCGCGCTCCATTAAACTCAGGGGGAGATTGCCTGCCACTCAGGAGACCTGCTCCTCACACTCACCTCAGCATGATACCCAACGTGTGGATGCCCAACGTGATGCCCAGGGTTCCTCCCGTTGGGTTTGGAAAGTTTGACGTGGTTCCACGTTAAGAGGCTTTGTGCCTGTGACAGCCCCTTTGTGACCGTGTGTGGTGGAAATGCCCTGGCACACTCTGCCCCCCCTGGCACCGGGCGTGGGCGCTGTGCTTTTTGTGCGAGACGCGGGCGTCGCCGGGAGCTGTGGAAAGGGCCCTGCTGACGGCGgcgctcttccccccccccccccccgcacctccctcccccccgcaggTGTTTGAGATCGTGGAGCGGGTGGAGGAGATGCGGAAGAAGTGGCCGGTGGCCTGGGGCAAGCTGGACGAGGGCAGCATCGGGGTGGTGTCCCCCTACGCCGACCAGGTGTTCCGCATCCGCGCCGAGCTGCGCAAGAAGAGGATGCCCGAAGTGAGCGTGGAGCGGGTGCTCAACGTGCAGGGTGAGCGGGGTGGGgaacgggacggggcggggagggggtgctcAACGTGCAGGGTGagcggggggggaagggggagttAGGGTGCTCAACGTGCGGGGTGagcggggggggaagggggagttAGGGTGCTCAACGTGCAGGGTGagcggggggggaagggggttgtGGAAGGGTGCTGAAGGTAcagggtgagtgggcggggcggggcggggcgggacccAGGAATTAGCCGCAGTTCGGAGCTGCTTCACACTCAGACTTTGGGATGAAAGGCTTCTGGAAcgatcccccccccacgcgcCACGCGGCCGTGCTTATTAGCGCTTAGCGCTGACGGCTCCGGCGCAGGGGATTAATCCCAGTCTCTGCTCGCGGCGCGCCTCAGATCCGCCCGCTAATACTGCGCTCTGCTAAATGAGTGAGCCAGAGAGGAGTTGCTGGATTAAGGCTTCGGTCCTGAAGCACCCAGCCGGGAGGCGGGGAGtaggagagcagcagcacagaagcTGCTCTCCTGTCTGCGGTCAAGGCAGGGATGGTCCGGTCTTACCCGAAAAGGGCCGGGGTGGGTGCAGGATTTCGCTTTTTCCCAaaactacaacacctgattctaccaatgAAGTAATCACggtcaagaccttgataagtagaataaGTAGGTTTGTTAGTGATGGGttacaacaaaaacctgcaccctcCACTGGCCCTTTTTGGGTAACCTTGGTCACCCCTGGGTTAAGCAGCTGTTGGTTCCTCTCTGGTTCCTCTGTGAGTCTGaactctctgcccccccccccccccaggtaagCAATTCCGGGTGCTCTTCCTGAGCACGGTGCGCACCCGCCACACCTGCAAGCACAAGCAGACCGCCATCAAGAGGAAGGAGCAGCTGGTGGAGGACTCCACGGAGGACCTGGACTACGGCTTCCTGTCCAACTACAAGCTGCTCAACACGGCCATCACCCGCGCCCAGTCCCTGGTGGCCGTGGTGGGGGACCCCATCGCCCTCTGCTCCGTGGGCCGCTGCAGGTAATGCCTCCGGCGCTCCCCGAaaaacccccccacacacagccggCCTGTTTTAGCCTCCCTCATCTGCACCCACTGGCCCCACCAAACTTTTTAATGTCAGTTAGATGGACTTCTAATCGCCATCGGTCATGGAGGTCCATATCGCATTAGTTGGCAGGGAGGAGATGAAAGTTttctcaatcaatcaatcaaactttatttataaagcacatttccgaCAGCGGGCGCaactcaatgtgctgtacataaaaagacagaaacgAACGACAAACTGGGTGATTGAAGGATATACGAAAAAACATTCTGATGTCGGTAATTCGATTAGTACAAAACACTGATCCGCTGTTGGTGGGAAAGTGGTCGCGTCACAACTTGATCAACCTTGTAGCCATGACACTGGCCaaaaaatttgggggggggaggggattgggTTGGCACTTGCACTTCGCTCTGTAATTGTACACTTGTACACTGTACACAATATCGCCACGTGCGCTACGGTATCACCGCGGTGACAGAGACTCATTTCTCTCTGAAGTATCGGAACGGCTCGCTCAGTCTGGCCTGGTTCCTGTGGGCTTAGAGAGAGAGCtccaaactgcccccccccccccccccccccggagtcCGGCTCACTGTCCGTAGCGGTGTGGGGAAGGAAGCCGATGGCCTGTCGATctgccacaccccccacacattCTCTCCTCGGCCAGAAGGACGTGGTCATTCGAGCACGCGTCCTTATGACTGAGAGGGGCTGCGGGGTTCCCTGCCTTTCTCAGGTTGAACCCCTGCGGCCCGCAGCGAAGGTGCTGTTCCAGGAACCGACTGGAAATCGCACGTGTGCAATCTTTCGTTTTGCAGGATTATCCTTATTAGTCCTCTGCTTTAGTCTCGTCCCCTCTCACCACCTCctgtaccttttttttcctgctcggCTGGGCGATGGATACTCCTCCCTGTCAGATTTTATAAATCCGTCAGTGCAgtttgggagggaggggctgcggGTTTTAAATGAGCCTTTTTGGAGGCCCGTGAGCCTGTCTGCTGCATAATCCTAGTGCTCGCACGACTTGGACAGACAACGGTgcttttagagagagagagagagagagagaggacgagagagagcGCTTCAGAGGGATTGTGTGTGGATGCTCCTGTGTGTGGTACAGCTctgctctgtgcgtgtgtgagagagagagagagagagagagagaggacgagagagagcGCTTCAgagggattgtgtgtgtatgctcctgtgtgtggtacagctctgctctgtgcgtgtgtgagagagagagagagagcgctccagagggattgtgtgtgcatgctcctgtgtgtgatacagctctgctctgcgtgtgtgagagagagagagagagagagagaggacgagagagagcGCTTCAGAGGGATTGTGTGTGGATGCTCCTGTGTGTGGTACAGCTctgctctgtgcgtgtgtgtgagagagagagagagaggacgagagagagcGCTTCAGAGGGATTGTGTGTGGATGCTCCTGTGTGTGGTACAGCTctgctctgtgcgtgtgtgagagagagagcaatggagagcactctgctgtgtgtgtgtgtgtgtgtgtgtctgtgcgtgtgtgagagagagagcaatggagagcactctgctgtgtgtgtgtgtgtgtttgtgagagccTGCacgtgtacctgtgtgtgtgagtgtgagagacaaCAGTAGAGAgcactgctgtctgtgtgtgtgtgtgtgtgtgtgtgtgtgtgtgtgtgtgtgagcgtgcatgtgtgagagagagagctgtggagAGCActctgctgtatgtgtgtgcttgtgcatgtgtgcttgtgcgtgtgtgtgagcgtgtgtgactgagtgagagagagctgtagaGAGCACtctgctgtctgtttgtgtgtgtgcaagcgagcgtgtgtgtttgtgcgtgtgtgtgagcgtgtgtgtctgagtgagagagagctgtagaGAGCACtctgctgtctgtttgtgtgtgtgcgtgcaagcgagcgtgtgtgtgagcgtgtgtgtctgagtgagagagagctgtagaGAGCACtctgctgtctgtttgtgtgtgtgcgtgcaagcgagcgtgtgtgtgagcgtgtgtgtctgagtgagagagagctgtagaGAGCACtctgctgtctgtttgtgtgtgtgcgtgcaagcgagcgtgtgtgtttgtgcgtgtgtgtgcacgcatgcgtacgcgtgtgtgtgactgtgggatTGTGGCAGCTGTGCATGCAGGAGTGGTACAGATAGGACCGTCCCTGCCAGCATTACCCCGGTGcctgggggcagaggggtgaCAGGGGGTCTGTAGAGCAGCGGGTGGAGGCAGCTGAACTCATCGCTCTCCTGCTCCGTCTTACTGGCTCGCCATCGAAGCATTTTGGGCTTCCCAGCAGCCTCGTCTGGACTTCCCTGTGCAGTACCGCTCCACTCGCACGGGAGCTGCGTGAGCTCCAGCTAATCAGCCATTTCCCACCCGCGCGTAAACATTGGAGCTTTTGTAATGCTGGACGAGAAAGTGTTGTAATATTATTTACTCATTTGTAAGAAttctgagggggaggggaattaggtttttttttctggctgatGGAAGTTGAACATGCAGAGCCTGtgagcatctctctctctctcagtctctttctccatctct is drawn from Anguilla rostrata isolate EN2019 unplaced genomic scaffold, ASM1855537v3 scaf0600, whole genome shotgun sequence and contains these coding sequences:
- the LOC135246619 gene encoding probable helicase with zinc finger domain, which codes for MIPNVWMPNVMPRVFEIVERVEEMRKKWPVAWGKLDEGSIGVVSPYADQVFRIRAELRKKRMPEVSVERVLNVQGKQFRVLFLSTVRTRHTCKHKQTAIKRKEQLVEDSTEDLDYGFLSNYKLLNTAITRAQSLVAVVGDPIALCSVGRCR